In the Magnolia sinica isolate HGM2019 chromosome 15, MsV1, whole genome shotgun sequence genome, one interval contains:
- the LOC131228139 gene encoding putative disease resistance protein RGA4, whose amino-acid sequence MELLINEDYIEDVMVIPIVGMGGLGKTTVAQLAYNDARVERHFDLRMWVCVSDDFDVRRLTKAILESAADRKCDLLDVDLLQRRLREKLSGKKFLLVLDDVWDENPEKWYRLKQFLRGGARGSKIIVTTHIENVALIMGTLTPHHLRRLSEDDCWSLFKQRAFGHGRQEHPNFVMLGKEIVKKCGGIPLAAKALESLMRFKTEEREWLFVKESDIWILPEEENRILPALRLSYYHLPPHLKQCFAYCSIFPKDHIIVKKKLIQLWMAEGFIKSSDRRKQMEDIGGEYFNNLLWRSFFQDVHKNDDGNIVWCKMHDLVHDLACSVAGNECSIVQLKNAVSIPNISRRLLLDCGYNICVLTDPKPSRRANHLRTLLVLRNLHFSISHNVLLHFMFLHVPELDRTNVTKELLVSISRLKRLRYLQLYIFKIRALPQSICALHHLQTFRLSDCYNLAELPRDMSKMTSLRHLEMSRYEKLTHMPANMGELKFLQTLPIFIVGKDSGCGIRELQGLNLGGNLTIRNLENVMCAADAQEANLKDKPNLCKLHFSWGRDIDLQLEGNVEQTLEGLQPHPNLKRLTVEEYMGVKFPHWMCSSSLPNLIKVSVINCRRCEQLPLVSHSPFIEVLVIQGMDALKSIDNHFSGGDDVTERFQSLKKLSLKDMPNLEWSGFNGREVLLPHLVKLTVSGCPKLTTLPCLPSPKELVLIDSNEMLLGSVANLSSLSSLRVEVFKEPRSLPDGLFENHTHLLRLDIKECPKLESVTRELGNLAALEYLFICGCSLLVSLPEELQNLTSLRVLSIDGCNGLTSLRLQGLSSLQSLLIQGCQSLTSLIGGLQHLTALQSLTINICPELAYLPEDMQHLTSLRQLTISSCQKLTCLPEGLRHVTTLEELGIGGWTSGMTLSEWIGNLSSRRHLEIEGCYKLTCFPSWLQLLTNLQILKIWNWHSLTALPEWIGNLLSLRFLDISCCGKLECLPSGLQLLTNLQRLRISHCPKLEKRCQKEKGEDWHYISHIPDIRIHEDFPV is encoded by the coding sequence ATGGAGTTACTGATTAATGAGGATTACATAGAGGATGTTATGGTCATTCCTATTGTCGGTATGGGGGGCCTTGGTAAGACAACAGTTGCTCAGCTAGCATACAATGATGCGAGGGTGGAGAGGCATTTTGATTTAAGAATGTGGGTTTGTGTGTCAGATGATTTCGATGTGCGGAGGCTAACAAAAGCAATTTTAGAATCTGCTGCAGACAGAAAATGTGATCTCCTAGATGTGGATTTACTGCAACGTCGCCTCCGAGAAAAGCTGAGTGGGAAGAAGTTCTTACTTGTGTTGGATGATGTATGGGACGAAAATCCCGAGAAATGGTATCGGTTGAAACAATTTCTCAGAGGAGGTGCAAGGGGTAGTAAAATCATAGTAACTACCCATATTGAAAACGTTGCTTTAATCATGGGCACTCTCACTCCTCACCATTTGCGGAGATTATCGGAAGATGATTGTTGGTCTCTGTTCAAGCAGCGGGCATTTGGGCATGGAAGACAAGAACATCCAAACTTTGTAATGCTTGGAAAGGAAATTGTGAAGAAGTGCGGGGGCATCCCTCTGGCAGCGAAGGCACTCGAAAGCTTGATGCGCTTCAAAACAGAGGAAAGAGAGTGGTTGTTTGTCAAAGAAAGTGACATTTGGATTCTGCCTGAAGAAGAGAATCGCATTTTACCTGCTTTGAGGTTGAGTTATTATCATCTTCCACCACATTTAAAGCAATGCTTTGCATACTGCTCAATATTTCCAAAAGATCATATAATCGTGAAGAAGAAGCTAATCCAACTATGGATGGCAGAAGGTTTTATTAAATCATCAGACAGAAGAAAACAAATGGAAGACATCGGTGGAGAGTATTTCAATAATCTATTATGGCGGTCCTTCTTTCAAGATGTTCACAAAAATGATGATGGGAATATAGTATGGTGCAAGATGCATGACCTCGTGCATGATCTTGCATGCTCTGTGGCTGGAAATGAATGCTCGATTGTGCAGTTAAAGAATGCAGTGAGTATCCCTAACATATCTCGTCGTTTGTTGTTGGATTGCGGGTATAACATATGTGTCCTAACAGACCCAAAGCCCTCAAGGAGAGCAAACCATTTACGAACGCTGCTTGTGCTTAGAAATCTGCATTTCAGCATTTCTCATAATGTTTTGCTACATTTTATGTTCTTACATGTGCCAGAATTAGACAGAACGAATGTCACCAAGGAGTTGTTGGTTTCAATCAGCAGGTTGAAGCGCTTAAGATACCTCCAGctgtatatttttaaaatacgAGCCCTTCCTCAATCCATTTGCGCCCTTCACCATTTGCAAACCTTTAGACTCTCGGACTGTTATAATCTTGCAGAGTTACCCAGGGACATGAGCAAAATGACTAGCCTAAGACATCTTGAAATGAGTAGATATGAAAAATTGACCCATATGCCAGCTAATATGGGAGAATTAAAGTTCCTTCAGACTTTGCCAATATTCATAGTTGGTAAGGATAGTGGATGTGGTATAAGAGAGCTGCAGGGTCTAAACCTTGGAGGAAACTTAACTATTCGAAACCTCGAGAATGTGATGTGTGCAGCAGATGCCCAGGAAGCAAACTTGAAGGATAAGCCAAACCTTTGTAAGTTGCACTTTTCATGGGGTCGGGATATTGATCTTCAGTTGGAAGGAAACGTGGAGCAAACCCTTGAAGGTCTCCAACCGCATCCAAATCTCAAAAGGTTGACTGTGGAAGAGTACATGGGTGTCAAATTTCCGCATTGGATGTGTTCTTCATCACTTCCAAATCTGATTAAAGTTTCAGTGATTAATTGCAGAAGATGCGAACAGCTCCCCCTGGTCAGCCACTCACCATTCATTGAAGTTCTTGTGATACAAGGAATGGATGCTTTGAAATCTATTGACAACCATTTCTCTGGCGGTGATGATGTCACAGAGAGATTTCAGTCACTGAAAAAACTCAGCTTGAAAGATATGCCTAATTTGGAGTGGTCAGGATTCAATGGAAGAGAAGTACTACTCCCTCACCTTGTCAAATTAACTGTCTCAGGATGTCCAAAGTTAACAACActtccatgccttccatctccGAAAGAATTGGTATTGATTGATAGTAATGAGATGTTGTTAGGTTCAGTGGCAAACCTATCCTCACTTTCCTCCCTCAGGGTTGAAGTTTTCAAGGAACCAAGGTCGCTGCCAGATGGGTTGTTTGAAAACCATACCCATCTCTTGAGACTAGATATTAAGGAATGCCCAAAGCTAGAGTCTGTAACTAGGGAGCTTGGAAACCTTGCTGCTCTAGAGTATCTGTTTATTTGTGGCTGCAGTTTGTTGGTATCTTTGCCAGAGGAGTTACAAAACCTCACCTCTCTTCGTGTGCTGTCGATTGATGGGTGCAATGGTCTAACGTCCTTGAGATTACAAGGCTTGAGCTCTCTTCAAAGTCTATTAATCCAGGGGTGTCAAAGCTTAACGAGTTTGATAGGGGGACTGCAACACCTCACTGCCTTACAATCCTTGACCATTAACATATGTCCGGAGCTGGCATATTTACCAGAGGATATGCAACACCTTACTTCCCTTCGACAACTCACCATCTCGAGCTGTCAGAAGTTGACATGTTTGCCGGAAGGGCTACGACATGTCACAACACTGGAAGAGCTAGGAATTGGTGGTTGGACAAGTGGAATGACTCTGTCGGAGTGGATAGGAAACCTGTCCTCCCGTCGACATTTGGAGATTGAGGGTTGTTATAAATTGACGTGTTTTCCATCATGGTTGCAACTCCTAACAAACCTCCAAATTCTAAAAATCTGGAATTGGCATAGTCTAACAGCTCTGCCGGAGTGGATAGGAAACCTGTTATCGCTTCGATTTTTGGATATTTCCTGTTGTGGTAAATTGGAGTGTTTGCCATCAGGGTTGCAACTCCTTACAAATCTCCAACGTCTAAGAATCAGTCACTGTCCCAAATTAGAGAAGCGATGCCAGAAGGAGAAAGGCGAGGATTGGCACTACATATCACACATCCCAGATATCCGTATTCACGAGGATTTCCCCGTTTAG